A genomic segment from Desulfonatronum lacustre DSM 10312 encodes:
- a CDS encoding helix-turn-helix domain-containing protein, with amino-acid sequence MNQWSNSVRRLGERLKYLRTLKNMTQAELALKLDISLRQYNRVERGESQPTITLLERICAVLDSCLATLFLVADEKGRGVCLEKTGQNQATCGHSLAGMWALRTSSGPSRWSASLYQLLGYTPFSVKPTLNRFLKHVSPEEQSVFKAFIDAAKQSGNIGSQFLHIVTKSSENRFVILSRDFFPGQSNMKNHIFLFRI; translated from the coding sequence ATGAACCAATGGTCAAATTCGGTTCGCCGGCTCGGAGAGCGATTGAAATATTTGCGGACGTTGAAAAACATGACCCAGGCCGAACTGGCGCTAAAGCTCGATATCAGCCTGCGACAGTATAACCGCGTTGAACGGGGCGAGTCGCAGCCGACCATCACGTTATTGGAACGGATTTGCGCGGTTCTTGATTCATGCTTGGCCACGCTGTTTCTGGTTGCGGACGAAAAGGGACGAGGTGTCTGTCTCGAAAAAACGGGACAAAACCAAGCGACTTGCGGACATTCTCTGGCCGGGATGTGGGCTTTGAGGACTTCGTCCGGACCATCTCGCTGGTCCGCTTCCTTGTATCAGCTTCTTGGCTACACGCCTTTTTCCGTCAAACCCACCTTGAATCGCTTTTTGAAGCATGTTTCGCCGGAGGAACAATCCGTGTTCAAGGCGTTTATTGATGCGGCGAAGCAATCTGGAAACATCGGGAGCCAGTTCCTCCATATAGTCACCAAATCCTCGGAAAATCGCTTTGTGATTCTTTCCAGGGATTTCTTTCCTGGTCAAAGCAACATGAAGAACCATATATTCTTATTCAGGATATAA